A single genomic interval of Streptococcus oralis subsp. dentisani harbors:
- a CDS encoding response regulator transcription factor, with the protein MTYTILIVEDEYLVRQGLTKLVNVAAYDMEIIGQAENGRQAWELIQKQVPDIILTDINMPQLNGIQLASLVRETYPQVHLVFLTGYDDFDYALSAVKLGVDDYLLKPFSRQDIEEMLGKIKQKLDKEEKEEQLQDLLTDKFEGNLAHKIQSHLADSQFSLKSLASDLDFSPTYLSSLIKKELGLPFQDYLVRERVKQAKLLLLTTDLKIYEIAEKVGFEDMNYFTQRFKQIAGVTPRQFKKGEGR; encoded by the coding sequence ATGACCTACACAATCTTAATCGTAGAAGATGAATATCTGGTAAGACAAGGCTTGACCAAACTGGTCAATGTAGCAGCCTACGATATGGAAATCATCGGTCAGGCTGAAAATGGAAGACAGGCTTGGGAATTGATTCAAAAGCAGGTGCCGGATATCATTTTAACTGATATCAATATGCCTCAGCTAAATGGCATCCAGTTGGCCAGTCTGGTCCGAGAAACCTATCCTCAGGTTCACCTAGTTTTTTTGACAGGTTACGATGATTTTGATTATGCCTTGTCTGCCGTCAAACTCGGTGTAGATGACTACTTGCTCAAACCCTTTTCGCGTCAGGATATTGAGGAAATGTTGGGGAAAATCAAGCAAAAACTAGACAAGGAAGAAAAGGAAGAGCAGTTACAAGATTTATTAACTGATAAGTTTGAGGGAAATCTGGCCCATAAAATCCAGTCCCATCTGGCTGATAGCCAGTTTAGTTTAAAGAGCTTGGCCAGTGACTTAGATTTTAGTCCGACTTATTTGAGTTCCTTGATTAAGAAAGAGTTGGGCCTGCCTTTTCAGGATTACCTGGTGAGAGAGCGTGTTAAACAAGCCAAGCTCTTGCTTCTGACCACAGATTTAAAGATTTATGAGATAGCCGAAAAGGTTGGTTTTGAAGATATGAACTACTTTACCCAACGTTTTAAACAGATTGCAGGTGTGACACCTCGTCAGTTTAAGAAAGGGGAAGGCCGATGA
- the msrB gene encoding peptide-methionine (R)-S-oxide reductase MsrB — translation MNDKVKLFVLAGVILLAITGFYFLLMRNAGQTDSSQIEKASVSQGGKTVKKTEVSKDADLHEIYLAGGCFWGVEEYFSRVPGVTDAVSGYANGRGETTKYELINQTGHAETVHVTYDANQISLKEILLHYFRIINPTSKNKQGNDVGTQYRTGVYYTDDKDLEVINQVFDEVAKKYDQPLAVEKEPLKNFVVAEDYHQDYLKKNPNGYCHINVNQAAYPVIDASKYPKPSDEELKKTLSPEEYAVTQKNQTERAFSNRYWDKFESGIYVDVATGEPLFSSKDKFESGCGWPSFTQPISPDVATYKEDKSYNMTRVEVRSRVGDSHLGHVFTDGPEDKGGLRYCINSLSIRFIPKDQMAEKGYAYLLDYVD, via the coding sequence ATGAACGATAAAGTAAAACTTTTTGTCTTGGCAGGGGTCATTCTCCTAGCCATAACCGGTTTCTATTTTCTATTGATGCGAAATGCAGGGCAGACAGATAGCTCGCAAATTGAGAAAGCATCAGTTAGCCAAGGAGGAAAAACAGTGAAAAAAACAGAAGTGAGCAAAGACGCAGACTTGCACGAAATTTATCTAGCTGGGGGATGTTTCTGGGGAGTGGAGGAATACTTCTCACGCGTTCCTGGAGTGACAGATGCCGTTTCAGGTTATGCAAATGGTAGAGGGGAAACAACCAAGTACGAATTGATTAACCAAACAGGACATGCAGAGACTGTCCATGTCACCTATGACGCCAATCAAATTTCCCTCAAAGAAATTCTGCTTCATTACTTCCGCATTATCAATCCAACCAGCAAAAATAAACAAGGAAATGATGTGGGGACCCAGTACCGTACTGGTGTCTATTACACAGATGATAAGGATTTGGAAGTAATAAACCAAGTCTTTGATGAGGTGGCTAAGAAATACGACCAACCTCTGGCAGTTGAAAAGGAGCCCTTGAAGAATTTTGTGGTGGCGGAGGATTATCACCAAGACTACCTAAAGAAAAATCCAAATGGCTATTGTCATATCAATGTCAATCAGGCTGCCTATCCCGTCATCGATGCCAGCAAATATCCTAAACCAAGCGATGAAGAATTGAAAAAGACCTTGTCACCTGAGGAGTATGCAGTTACCCAAAAAAATCAAACAGAACGAGCTTTTTCAAACCGCTATTGGGATAAATTTGAATCCGGTATCTATGTGGATGTGGCCACTGGCGAACCTCTCTTTTCATCAAAGGACAAGTTTGAGTCTGGTTGTGGTTGGCCTAGTTTCACCCAACCAATCAGTCCAGATGTTGCCACCTACAAGGAAGATAAGTCTTACAATATGACACGCGTGGAAGTGCGGAGCCGAGTTGGAGATTCTCACCTTGGCCATGTCTTTACGGATGGACCAGAGGACAAGGGGGGCTTACGCTACTGTATCAATAGTCTCTCTATCCGCTTTATTCCCAAAGACCAAATGGCAGAAAAAGGCTATGCCTATTTACTAGATTATGTCGATTAA
- a CDS encoding redoxin family protein, whose amino-acid sequence MKKWQTCLLGVGSICCLAACSAKNMSDESTMKEQTKTEQVSSQTATKGQAVADFELMGVDGKTYRLSDYKGKKVYLKFWASWCSICLASLPDTDEIAKDAGDDYVVLTVVSPGHKGEQAEADFKNWYKGLDYKNFPVLIDPSGKLLESYGVRPYPTQAFIDKEGKLVKTQPGFMDKDMILKTLKEMG is encoded by the coding sequence ATGAAAAAATGGCAAACATGTCTCCTTGGAGTAGGCTCAATCTGTTGCTTGGCAGCCTGTTCGGCTAAAAACATGTCAGACGAGTCTACTATGAAGGAGCAAACCAAAACCGAACAAGTCAGTTCACAAACTGCCACCAAGGGTCAGGCAGTCGCTGATTTTGAACTGATGGGAGTAGATGGTAAGACCTATCGTTTATCTGACTACAAAGGCAAGAAAGTCTATCTTAAATTCTGGGCTTCTTGGTGTTCCATCTGTCTAGCCAGCCTTCCAGATACGGACGAAATCGCTAAGGATGCTGGTGATGACTATGTGGTCTTGACAGTGGTGTCTCCTGGTCACAAGGGAGAACAAGCGGAAGCGGACTTTAAGAACTGGTACAAGGGATTGGATTATAAAAATTTTCCAGTTTTGATTGACCCGTCAGGTAAACTCTTGGAAAGTTATGGTGTTCGTCCTTACCCAACTCAAGCCTTTATAGACAAGGAAGGCAAGCTGGTCAAAACACAACCAGGTTTTATGGATAAGGATATGATTTTAAAGACATTGAAAGAAATGGGGTAG